One Streptomyces sp. NBC_00554 DNA segment encodes these proteins:
- a CDS encoding DUF2252 domain-containing protein — translation MTEPGTAGPAQEAQRPQQVSRAFAVRGFAASPHQGSPKEEGKALRGPVPRAAHAELTTDAGRPDAVSAVEESNRGRIPGLTPIRVGRMAATPFAFLRGSAGLMAYDLARTPMTGISAQICGDAHAANFGLYGDARGGLVMDLNDFDETVHGPWEWDLKRLATSLVLAGREAGADENTCRKAAHDVVGAYRRTLRLLAKLPVLDAWNAIADEELVSHTDAHDLLGTLERVSEKARGNTSGRFAAKSTEAVEGGGRRFVDAPPVLRRIPDAEAAAVAASLEEYLTTLSQDRLPLLARYAVHDVAFRVVGTGSVGTRSYVVLLLDHRGEPLVLQVKEARASALLPHLVTAGHAIPDVPHEGRRMVLGQKRMQVVSDILLGWTSVDGLPFQVRQFRNRKGSVDPAALAADQIDDYARMTGALLARAHSHSADPRLIAGYCGKSEELDEAVASFAVAYADRTEADHAELVGAVRAGRIEAELGV, via the coding sequence GTGACCGAGCCAGGTACAGCGGGTCCGGCGCAGGAAGCGCAGCGGCCGCAGCAGGTGTCCAGGGCTTTTGCGGTACGTGGATTCGCGGCATCGCCCCATCAGGGCTCGCCGAAGGAAGAGGGCAAGGCCCTGCGCGGCCCCGTGCCCCGCGCCGCGCACGCGGAGCTCACGACGGACGCCGGCCGGCCCGACGCCGTGAGCGCGGTGGAGGAGTCCAACCGCGGCCGGATCCCCGGGCTCACCCCGATACGCGTCGGCAGGATGGCGGCCACGCCCTTCGCCTTCCTGCGCGGTTCGGCGGGCCTCATGGCTTACGACCTCGCGCGCACCCCCATGACCGGGATCAGCGCCCAGATATGCGGCGACGCGCACGCGGCGAACTTCGGCCTCTACGGGGACGCGCGCGGCGGCCTCGTCATGGACCTGAACGACTTCGACGAGACGGTGCACGGCCCCTGGGAGTGGGACCTCAAGCGCCTCGCCACCTCGCTGGTGCTCGCGGGCCGGGAAGCCGGGGCGGACGAAAACACCTGCCGCAAGGCGGCACACGACGTGGTCGGCGCCTACCGGCGCACCCTGCGGCTGCTCGCGAAGCTCCCGGTGCTGGACGCGTGGAACGCCATCGCGGACGAAGAACTCGTCTCGCACACCGACGCCCACGATCTCCTCGGCACGCTGGAACGGGTCTCCGAGAAGGCGCGGGGCAACACCAGCGGGCGGTTCGCGGCGAAGTCGACGGAGGCCGTGGAAGGCGGTGGCCGACGCTTCGTGGACGCGCCGCCGGTGCTGCGCCGCATACCCGACGCGGAGGCGGCGGCGGTGGCCGCGTCACTGGAGGAGTACCTCACGACGCTGTCGCAGGACCGGCTTCCCCTCCTCGCCCGGTACGCCGTGCACGACGTCGCTTTCCGTGTCGTCGGCACCGGCAGTGTGGGCACCCGGTCCTACGTCGTCCTGCTCCTGGACCACCGCGGCGAACCCCTCGTCCTCCAGGTGAAGGAGGCACGCGCCTCGGCGCTGCTCCCGCACCTGGTGACGGCCGGCCACGCGATACCCGACGTGCCGCACGAGGGCCGCCGCATGGTCCTCGGCCAGAAGCGCATGCAGGTCGTCAGCGACATTCTGCTCGGCTGGACCTCGGTCGACGGACTCCCCTTCCAAGTACGCCAGTTCCGCAACCGCAAGGGCAGCGTCGACCCCGCCGCCCTCGCCGCCGACCAGATAGACGACTACGCCCGCATGACCGGCGCCCTCCTCGCCCGCGCCCACTCCCACAGCGCCGACCCGCGCCTCATCGCCGGGTACTGCGGCAAGAGCGAGGAGCTGGACGAGGCAGTCGCTTCGTTCGCGGTGGCGTACGCGGACCGTACCGAGGCGGATCACGCGGAGCTGGTGGGGGCTGTGCGGGCGGGGCGGATTGAGGCTGAGTTGGGGGTTTGA
- a CDS encoding helix-turn-helix domain-containing protein — protein sequence MPEPGFREDTGPCQKVDDGMTRVFQLLGKRWTGLVVSVLLQRPVHFADLRRAIPGISERMLSDRLTELGAAGLVVREVDEGPPLRVSYRLTESGAALEPALKELGSWAERHLPESGPCPR from the coding sequence ATGCCAGAACCGGGATTCCGCGAGGACACAGGGCCGTGCCAGAAGGTCGACGACGGCATGACCCGGGTGTTCCAGCTGCTCGGAAAGCGCTGGACGGGCCTGGTCGTCTCCGTGCTGCTGCAACGGCCCGTCCACTTCGCCGACCTCCGCAGGGCGATCCCCGGCATCAGCGAACGGATGCTCTCGGACCGGCTCACCGAACTGGGCGCGGCGGGACTGGTCGTGCGCGAGGTCGACGAAGGCCCCCCGCTGCGGGTCTCCTACCGGCTGACGGAGTCGGGCGCCGCACTGGAACCCGCGCTCAAGGAACTCGGGTCCTGGGCGGAAAGGCATCTGCCGGAAAGCGGGCCGTGCCCGCGGTGA
- a CDS encoding FMN-dependent NADH-azoreductase, which yields MATLLLIDSSVFPGSASASRTVTDAFRKAWEEQHPEGTVIYRDLAANPVPHITADAHSAGFAAPDAHTPEQAAAFAERVTLIEELEQADAILIGAPMYNYAIPSTLKAWLDNIVLMGRTAMTEDSKVKGTPVTVVASRGGSYAPGTPREPYEYVRNYLEAVLRDTLALDLDFIVPELTMAPHNPAMAELIPLFEASRTKALDDAAAKAKELAERLAA from the coding sequence ATGGCCACCCTCCTTCTCATCGACTCGTCCGTGTTCCCGGGCTCCGCCTCCGCCTCCCGCACGGTGACGGACGCCTTCCGCAAGGCATGGGAGGAGCAGCACCCCGAAGGCACCGTGATCTACCGCGACCTCGCCGCGAACCCGGTGCCGCACATCACCGCCGACGCCCACTCCGCCGGTTTCGCCGCCCCGGACGCGCACACCCCCGAGCAGGCCGCCGCCTTCGCGGAGCGCGTGACGCTCATAGAGGAGCTGGAGCAGGCCGACGCGATCCTGATCGGCGCCCCGATGTACAACTACGCGATCCCGTCGACCCTCAAGGCGTGGCTGGACAACATCGTCCTCATGGGCCGCACCGCCATGACGGAGGACTCGAAGGTGAAGGGCACCCCGGTCACGGTCGTCGCCAGCCGCGGCGGCTCCTACGCGCCCGGCACCCCGCGCGAGCCCTACGAGTACGTGCGGAACTACCTGGAGGCGGTCCTGCGCGACACCCTCGCCCTGGACCTCGATTTCATCGTCCCGGAGCTCACGATGGCCCCGCACAACCCGGCGATGGCCGAGCTGATCCCCCTCTTCGAGGCCTCGCGCACGAAGGCCCTCGACGACGCGGCCGCCAAGGCCAAGGAACTCGCCGAGCGCCTCGCCGCGTAA